From one Solanum stenotomum isolate F172 chromosome 12, ASM1918654v1, whole genome shotgun sequence genomic stretch:
- the LOC125846338 gene encoding leucine-rich repeat receptor-like serine/threonine-protein kinase BAM1, with amino-acid sequence MRLLFLLLLVMHFTDFSAGRLPEYQALLALKTAITDDPQLTLASWNISTSHCMWNGVTCDTHRHVTSLDISGFNLTGTLPPEVGNLRFLQNLSVAVNQFTGPVPVEISFIPNLGYLNLSNNIFGMEFPSQLTRLRNLQVLDLYNNNMTGKLPLEVYQMTNLRHLHLGGNFFGGRIPPEYGRFPSLEYLAVSGNALVGEIPPEIGNITTLQQLYVGYYNTFTGGIPPAIGNLSQLLRFDAANCGLSGEIPPEIGKLQNLDTLFLQVNSLSGSLTPEIGYLKSLKSLDLSNNMFSGEIPPTFAELKNITLVNLFRNKLYGSIPEFIEDLPELEVLQLWENNFTGRIPQGLGTKSKLKNVDLSSNKLTGNLPPNMCSGNNLQTIITLGNFLFGPIPESLGRCESLNRIRMGENYLNGSIPKGLLSLPHLSQVELQNNILTGTFPDISSKSNSLGQIILSNNRLTGPLPPSIGNFAVAQKLLLDGNKFSGRIPAEIGKLQQLSKIDFSHNNFSGPMAPEISQCKLLTYVDLSRNQLSGEIPSEITGMRILNYLNLSRNHLVGSIPSPISSMQSLTSVDFSYNNFSGLVPGTGQFSYFNYTSFLGNPNLCGPYLGPCKEGVIDGVSQPHQRGALSPSMKLLLVIGLLVCSIVFAVAAIIKARSLKKASEARAWKLTAFQRLDFTCDDILDSLKEDNIIGKGGAGIVYKGVMPSGEHVAVKRLPAMSRGSSHDHGFNAEIQTLGRIRHRHIVRLLGFCSNHETNLLVYEYMPNGSLGEMLHGKKGGHLLWDTRYKIAVESAKGLCYLHHDCSPLILHRDVKSNNILLDSSFEAHVADFGLAKFLQDSGTSECMSAIAGSYGYIAPEYAYTLKVDEKSDVYSFGVVLLELVSGKKPVGEFGDGVDIVQWVRKMTDGKKDGVLKILDPRLSTVPLNEVMHVFYVALLCVEEQAVERPTMREVVQILTELPKSPGAKSDDSTVTDQSPPQSTSALESPTSIPEETKDHHQPTPQSPPPDLLSI; translated from the exons ATgcgtcttctttttcttcttcttcttgttatGCATTTTACTGACTTTTCTGCCGGTCGGTTACCGGAATACCAGGCTTTGCTTGCCCTGAAAACTGCCATTACTGATGACCCACAGTTAACTCTTGCCTCATGGAACATCTCCACCAGTCACTGTATGTGGAATGGTGTCACGTGCGACACGCATCGTCACGTGACCTCTCTTGATATTTCTGGGTTTAATCTTACCGGTACTCTTCCGCCGGAAGTTGGGAATCTTCGTTTCTTACAAAATCTGTCTGTCGCTGTTAACCAGTTTACTGGACCCGTTCCTGTTGAAATCTCCTTTATTCCAAATCTCGGTTACCTTAATCTTTCTAATAACATATTCGGGATGGAATTCCCTTCGCAGTTAACCCGTCTCCGTAACCTGCAAGTCCTTGACctttacaacaacaatatgaCCGGTAAACTTCCCCTTGAGGTGTATCAGATGACTAACCTTCGACATCTACACCTCGGCGGGAACTTTTTCGGTGGCCGCATTCCTCCGGAGTATGGAAGGTTCCCGTCTCTAGAGTACCTCGCAGTTTCAGGCAATGCACTGGTAGGAGAGATACCACCGGAGATTGGAAACATCACTACACTTCAGCAGTTGTATGTAGGATACTACAATACCTTCACCGGTGGGATTCCGCCGGCAATAGGGAACTTATCGCAGCTCCTCCGGTTTGATGCTGCTAACTGTGGACTTTCGGGGGAGATTCCACCGGAGATTGGGAAGCTTCAGAACCTTGACACCCTCTTCCTGCAAGTGAATTCTCTGTCTGGGTCATTAACTCCGGAGATAGGTTATCTGAAGAGCTTGAAATCTTTGGATCTGTCGAATAACATGTTCTCTGGCGAGATACCGCCAACATTTGCGGAGCTTAAGAATATCACTCTTGTTAATCTTTTTCGGAATAAGCTTTATGGGTCAATACCAGAGTTCATAGAGGACTTGCCGGAGCTAGAGGTGTTGCAACTTTGGGAAAATAACTTTACTGGAAGGATTCCACAGGGGTTAGGCACAAAGAGCAAGCTCAAAAATGTTGATCTCAGTTCCAATAAATTGACTGGAAATTTACCCCCAAACATGTGCTCCGGTAACAATCTGCAGACAATTATCACTCTTGGGAACTTCTTGTTTGGCCCAATTCCTGAATCTTTGGGTAGGTGTGAATCACTTAATCGGATTAGAATGGGAGAGAATTATCTGAATGGGTCAATTCCAAAGGGGCTCTTAAGCTTGCCACATCTGTCACAAGTTGAACTTCAGAATAATATTCTCACTGGTACATTTCCTGATATTTCTTCCAAATCTAATAGTCTTGGGCAGATTATCCTTTCAAATAATCGCCTAACTGGACCTTTGCCGCCAAGCATTGGAAACTTTGCTGTAGCCCAAAAATTGCTTCTTGATGGGAACAAATTTTCGGGACGAATTCCAGCAGAAATAGGAAAGCTTCAACAGCTATCCAAAATTGATTTCAGTCACAACAACTTTTCTGGACCCATGGCTCCGGAGATTAGCCAGTGCAAGTTGCTGACTTATGTTGATCTCAGCAGGAACCAACTTTCGGGTGAGATTCCTTCTGAGATCACAGGTATGAGGATACTCAACTACTTGAACTTATCGAGAAACCACTTAGTTGGGAGTATTCCTTCCCCTATTTCTAGTATGCAGAGTTTAACTTCTGTTGATTTCTCATATAACAACTTTTCTGGTTTAGTTCCTGGAACCGGGCAATTTAGTTATTTCAATTACACCTCATTTCTGGGCAATCCAAATCTTTGCGGACCCTATTTGGGCCCTTGCAAAGAGGGTGTTATTGATGGGGTTAGTCAACCTCACCAACGAGGAGCCTTATCGCCTTCGATGAAGCTTTTACTTGTTATTGGTTTGCTTGTCTGTTCTATTGTGTTTGCTGTTGCTGCAATTATAAAGGCCCGATCTTTAAAGAAGGCAAGTGAAGCTCGTGCCTGGAAGCTCACTGCTTTTCAGCGCCTAGattttacttgtgatgatatTTTGGACAGCTTGAAGGAGGATAACATTATTGGAAAAGGAGGTGCTGGTATAGTCTACAAGGGGGTAATGCCGAGCGGGGAACATGTAGCGGTTAAGAGGTTGCCTGCTATGAGCAGGGGTTCCTCTCATGATCATGGGTTCAATGCAGAGATACAGACTCTTGGGAGGATCCGACACAGGCACATTGTTAGATTATTAGGATTTTGCTCGAATCATGAGACAAATCTTTTGGTTTATGAGTACATGCCTAATGGAAGTCTTGGGGAAATGCTTCATGGCAAGAAAGGCGGTCATCTACTTTGGGATACCAGGTATAAGATAGCCGTGGAGTCTGCAAAGGGTCTTTGCTATCTCCATCACGATTGCTCTCCTTTGATCCTCCACCGTGATGTGAAATCAAACAACATTCTGCTAGACTCCAGCTTTGAAGCTCATGTTGCTGATTTTGGACTTGCTAAATTCTTGCAAGATTCAGGGACATCAGAATGCATGTCTGCTATTGCTGGTTCTTATGGGTACATTGCTCCAG AATATGCTTACACGCTTAAGGTTGATGAGAAGAGTGATGTATATAGCTTCGGTGTGGTGCTATTAGAACTGGTAAGTGGCAAAAAGCCAGTTGGAGAATTTGGTGATGGTGTTGACATAGTCCAATGGGTTAGGAAAATGACTGACGGGAAAAAGGATGGAGTTCTCAAGATCCTTGACCCAAGACTCTCAACGGTTCCCCTTAATGAGGTGATGCATGTCTTCTATGTCGCATTGTTGTGTGTTGAAGAGCAGGCTGTAGAACGCCCCACCATGCGAGAGGTAGTGCAAATACTAACTGAACTTCCCAAGTCACCAGGTGCAAAATCAGATGACTCAACCGTCACTGATCAGTCGCCCCCACAATCAACCTCTGCATTAGAGTCCCCAACCTCAATTCCCGAGGAAACAAAAGACCACCATCAACCAACACCTCAATCACCTCCACCTGACCTACTCAGTATCTGA